The following coding sequences are from one Bacillus solimangrovi window:
- a CDS encoding FixH family protein yields MKKLLVVLFSALLVISGCAQEKQESSSEEEVPVRLDVAIELPSDDIQLEQEVTIKAIVSQGDEMVEDADDVKFEIWKSGQDEHEMIDGNNVGGGEYNVSKSFTEEGTYYVIAHVTARKMHTMPKQEFVVGNPDPKEDTMMSEEHDGEMEGNKEHGDDTHVEMESQAVHGDTHENSLMIHHQIDDNMKATEPVTLRTHLQHNNMPLTDAKVRFEVWMNDEDMHEFIDATEGTEGEYTAENTFEQAGMYHVVVHVEKGDIHDHKEEMIEVK; encoded by the coding sequence ATGAAAAAATTATTAGTCGTGTTATTTTCAGCTCTACTCGTTATTAGCGGATGCGCTCAGGAGAAGCAAGAGAGTTCTTCTGAAGAAGAAGTACCTGTACGATTAGATGTTGCCATCGAACTCCCATCAGATGATATTCAGCTAGAGCAAGAAGTTACCATTAAGGCAATTGTTTCACAAGGCGATGAAATGGTCGAAGATGCGGATGATGTTAAGTTTGAAATTTGGAAATCAGGTCAAGATGAACATGAGATGATCGATGGTAACAATGTTGGTGGTGGCGAATATAATGTTTCCAAATCATTTACTGAAGAAGGTACATATTACGTAATTGCCCATGTGACAGCACGTAAAATGCATACTATGCCTAAACAAGAATTTGTTGTCGGTAACCCAGATCCAAAAGAAGATACAATGATGTCTGAAGAACATGATGGCGAGATGGAAGGTAATAAGGAACATGGCGATGACACTCATGTTGAAATGGAAAGCCAAGCGGTACACGGAGATACCCATGAAAATAGCTTAATGATACACCATCAAATTGATGACAATATGAAAGCTACAGAACCAGTTACGTTAAGGACTCATCTCCAACATAATAATATGCCATTAACTGATGCAAAAGTTCGTTTTGAAGTGTGGATGAATGATGAGGATATGCATGAGTTTATTGATGCAACTGAAGGCACAGAAGGTGAGTATACAGCAGAAAATACATTTGAACAAGCTGGAATGTATCATGTAGTCGTTCATGTTGAGAAGGGTGATATACACGATCATAAAGAGGAAATGATTGAGGTTAAGTAA
- the map gene encoding type I methionyl aminopeptidase, giving the protein MITLKSDREIQKMREAGKLLASCHKEIANMIKPGISTMAINDFVEQYLKEHRATPEQKGFHGYPFATCASINDEICHGFPRNEPLNNGDIVTIDMVVNLNGGLADSAWTYVVGDISENRKRLLQVTEQALYKGIEVAQSGNRIGDIGHAIQSYVESENFSVVRDFTAHGIGPTIHEDPKIPHFGTAGKGVRLKEGLVITIEPMVNEGTWYSIMDSNGWTARTVDGMYSAQYEHTLAITKDGPLILTEQ; this is encoded by the coding sequence TTGATAACATTAAAATCAGACAGAGAAATTCAGAAAATGCGTGAAGCAGGCAAGCTATTAGCTTCCTGTCATAAGGAAATTGCCAACATGATTAAGCCAGGAATATCAACGATGGCCATTAATGATTTTGTTGAACAATATTTAAAAGAACATAGAGCAACTCCTGAACAAAAAGGTTTTCACGGATATCCATTTGCTACATGTGCCTCTATAAACGACGAAATTTGTCATGGTTTCCCAAGGAACGAACCTCTAAACAATGGTGACATTGTTACAATTGATATGGTCGTTAATTTAAATGGTGGATTAGCTGATTCTGCTTGGACATACGTAGTTGGTGATATTTCCGAGAATAGGAAACGACTACTACAAGTAACAGAACAGGCTCTGTACAAAGGAATTGAAGTAGCACAAAGTGGAAACCGAATTGGTGATATTGGTCATGCAATTCAATCATATGTTGAATCAGAAAACTTCTCAGTTGTACGAGACTTTACAGCTCATGGAATTGGACCAACGATACACGAGGATCCAAAGATCCCCCATTTCGGTACAGCAGGAAAAGGAGTACGTCTAAAAGAAGGATTGGTCATTACAATTGAACCAATGGTGAATGAAGGAACATGGTACAGCATTATGGATTCCAATGGTTGGACAGCAAGAACTGTTGACGGGATGTATTCTGCACAATATGAACATACGTTAGCCATTACAAAAGACGGTCCTTTAATTTTAACCGAACAATGA
- a CDS encoding bifunctional 2',3'-cyclic-nucleotide 2'-phosphodiesterase/3'-nucleotidase: MMLSPLSSFPANAAEKDIVKLRVLETTDIHTNLANYDYYKDKEINEYGLIKTANLVKQAREEAKNSLLFDNGDLLQGNPLGDYVAKVDVLEEGETHPVYKVMNQMDYDAANIGNHEFNFGLDFLQRSLDGSEFPYINANVYIDDQDDDPNNDEHYFTPYEILERTVVDEDGEEHTIKVGVIGFTPPQILQWDKQNLEGKVIAKDIVKTAEKYVPQMKEEGADVIVAIPHSGIGTVTQEEFEENATYDLTKIDGIDAVLFGHSHSVFPSAEYADLEGADIEKGTINGTAAVMPGYWGSHVGVVDLVLEKDENGKWAVTDAQTEALGIVDADGNPTVEADQELYKAIEEDHLATIDYVRGPVGETTAPINSYFAVVQDDPSIQIVTNAQKWYVEKYTQGTEYEGIPVLSAGAPFKAGGRGGVDYYTDVPTGTIAIKNVADLYLYPNTLKAVLMNGSEVREWLEMAAGQFNQIDPSKGEQALINEEFRSYNFDVIDGVTYEIDITQPARYDLDGVIQNSDAQRIVNLEYNGEPVTEDQKFIIATNNYRAGGGGDFPGFEQANIVVDSPDENRQVVIDYIREEGTINPAADQNWSFAPVSQDVTVTFETSPEAQKYSKDIDGVDYVETLDSGFAKYSLALPVAQMDDTNKDKEAKPTEKPNKDKDKNKDKDKDKNKEQTTKPNKDKKYTVKKGDTLSHIGKEYGVAWQEIAKYNNLENPHLILVGQKILIPVK; this comes from the coding sequence ATGATGTTATCTCCGTTATCATCTTTTCCAGCAAATGCTGCGGAGAAAGATATAGTTAAGCTACGAGTATTAGAAACAACTGATATTCATACGAATTTAGCAAACTATGATTATTATAAAGATAAAGAAATTAATGAATATGGTTTAATTAAAACAGCAAACCTAGTAAAACAAGCTCGTGAAGAAGCGAAAAATAGCCTTTTATTTGATAATGGAGATCTACTGCAAGGTAATCCACTAGGAGATTATGTAGCGAAAGTAGATGTACTTGAAGAGGGAGAAACACACCCAGTATATAAAGTAATGAATCAAATGGATTATGATGCAGCAAATATCGGGAACCATGAGTTCAACTTCGGATTGGATTTTCTACAACGAAGCCTTGATGGATCAGAGTTCCCTTATATAAATGCAAACGTATATATTGATGATCAAGATGATGATCCAAATAACGATGAGCATTATTTCACACCTTACGAAATTCTAGAGCGTACGGTTGTTGATGAAGATGGTGAAGAGCATACAATCAAAGTTGGTGTAATTGGTTTTACTCCACCACAAATTCTTCAATGGGACAAGCAAAACCTTGAAGGCAAAGTAATTGCAAAAGATATTGTTAAGACAGCTGAAAAATACGTGCCTCAAATGAAAGAAGAAGGCGCTGATGTAATTGTTGCGATTCCTCACTCTGGAATTGGTACAGTGACACAAGAAGAGTTTGAAGAAAATGCAACATACGATTTAACAAAAATTGATGGTATTGATGCTGTATTGTTTGGTCACTCTCATTCTGTATTCCCAAGTGCTGAATATGCAGATTTAGAAGGAGCAGACATTGAAAAAGGTACAATTAACGGAACAGCAGCAGTTATGCCTGGTTATTGGGGCAGTCACGTTGGTGTTGTTGACTTAGTGTTAGAGAAGGATGAAAACGGTAAGTGGGCAGTTACTGATGCTCAAACAGAAGCACTTGGAATCGTTGATGCAGATGGTAATCCAACGGTTGAAGCTGATCAAGAACTATACAAAGCAATTGAAGAAGACCATCTAGCAACAATTGATTATGTACGTGGACCTGTTGGTGAAACTACAGCACCAATTAACAGCTATTTCGCAGTAGTTCAAGATGATCCTTCGATCCAAATTGTAACAAATGCTCAAAAATGGTATGTAGAAAAGTATACGCAAGGCACTGAGTACGAAGGAATTCCTGTATTATCTGCTGGTGCTCCATTTAAAGCAGGTGGTCGTGGTGGTGTAGATTATTACACGGATGTACCAACTGGAACAATTGCCATTAAGAACGTTGCTGATCTTTATCTATATCCAAACACATTAAAAGCAGTATTAATGAACGGTTCAGAAGTAAGAGAATGGCTTGAAATGGCGGCAGGGCAATTCAATCAGATTGACCCAAGTAAAGGGGAGCAAGCGCTTATTAACGAAGAATTCCGTTCGTATAATTTTGATGTGATTGACGGTGTAACATATGAAATTGATATTACACAACCTGCTCGTTATGACTTAGATGGTGTGATTCAAAATTCAGATGCTCAACGTATCGTAAATTTAGAGTATAATGGAGAGCCTGTAACAGAAGATCAAAAATTCATCATAGCAACAAATAACTACCGTGCAGGTGGTGGTGGTGATTTCCCTGGATTTGAACAAGCAAATATCGTTGTTGATTCTCCAGATGAAAACCGTCAAGTTGTAATTGATTATATTCGTGAAGAAGGAACAATTAATCCTGCAGCAGACCAAAACTGGTCATTTGCACCTGTTTCCCAAGATGTAACGGTAACATTTGAAACATCTCCAGAAGCACAAAAGTATTCTAAAGATATCGATGGTGTGGATTATGTTGAAACACTTGATAGTGGTTTTGCAAAATATAGCTTAGCACTACCAGTAGCTCAAATGGATGATACGAACAAAGATAAAGAAGCAAAACCAACAGAAAAACCTAATAAAGATAAAGACAAAAACAAAGACAAAGACAAAGACAAGAATAAAGAACAAACTACTAAGCCAAATAAGGACAAGAAATATACAGTTAAAAAGGGAGACACGCTCTCACATATCGGTAAAGAATATGGTGTGGCATGGCAAGAGATTGCTAAATATAACAATCTTGAAAACCCACATTTAATCTTAGTTGGACAAAAGATTCTAATCCCTGTAAAATAA